Proteins from a genomic interval of Garra rufa chromosome 4, GarRuf1.0, whole genome shotgun sequence:
- the LOC141333039 gene encoding neoverrucotoxin subunit beta-like yields MTECESVFHSVDHGGESRITTGLQKYACFLTLDSNTANKRLILSEENREATCVEEYQPYPDHPERFDYWEQVLCRESVCGRCYWEIEWSGRVCLSVSYKSISRKGWGNQCWFGGKNESWSLSCCPSRCTFWHNNMQTDLPVKSISSRIGVYVDHGAGTLSFYSVSDTMSLIHTVQTTFTQPLYPGFRVYGSVKLYIQNRL; encoded by the exons ATGACTGAATGTGAATCTGTGTTTCAcagtgtggatcatggaggagagtCCAGGATTACAACAGGACTACAGAAAT ATGCCTGTTTTCTCACACTGGATTCAAACACAGCAAACAAGCGTCTCATTCTGTCTGAGGAGAACAGAGAGGCAACATGTGTAGAAGAGTATCAGCCATATCCAGATCATCCAGAGAGATTTGATTATTGGGagcaggtgttgtgtagagagagtgtgtgtggacgctgttactgggagattgagtggagtggaCGTGTGTGTTtgtcagtgtcatataagagcatcagcagaaAGGGATGGGGTAACCAGTGTTGGTTTGGAGGTAAAAATGAGTCCTGGAGTTTGTCCTGCTGTCCCTCCAGATGCACATTCTGGCACAATAACATGCAGACGGATCTCCCTGTAAAGTCCatcagcagtagaataggagtgtatgtggatcacggtgcaggaactctgtccttctacagcgtctctgacacaatgagcctcatccacacagtccagaccacattcactcagccgctctatcctgggtttaggGTTTATGGATCAGTGAAACTCTACATACAGAATAGATTATAA